The following proteins are encoded in a genomic region of Parachlamydiales bacterium:
- a CDS encoding O-antigen ligase family protein, with protein sequence MFFLIFLPALIAIIVLCVKGDESAFRNVYLPVLILVPQVFYSEISGLPSLSTASAAIFPIAIFCAVKYIRFWSWSWMDIWIFLFIFCCCVSEHYNTAHIEGKERLSLILLIDMVFKVAFPYLLAKALIHRKGKSDLYASRIVILLVICVIISLYEMRFVTNPFVAVMKPFFPGQGEDWPTLYRYGLVRIGGPFVQTILFGIALSIGFILNYWLTRTGQWGHSHRAIPKTLFHRWIKSLNFLFSFAWLVPRSSYKELNVETSPIPVSKGWFFAGIILLGLLMTISRGPLVGAASGILFATAGYSRRHTWALGWRLITFFLALIFGYIVYRYYAEVSATLSPDMTATAAYRAKLFESYYQAIEQKPFLGWGYTTWPHDAALQSVDNEYLFLILKHGLLGLASFLFVIFWICVRLARQGLRFDDELRIEESLCYTLLGCIVAIAVSIITVFLGLQIQPLFFLLMGWAEGFMVVNRPSRRLRVRF encoded by the coding sequence ATGTTCTTCCTGATATTCCTTCCGGCACTCATCGCTATTATAGTTTTATGCGTTAAAGGGGATGAAAGCGCCTTCCGCAATGTTTACCTGCCCGTATTGATTCTTGTACCACAGGTTTTTTACAGTGAGATCAGCGGACTTCCAAGTCTCTCTACGGCTTCTGCAGCTATTTTTCCCATTGCTATTTTTTGTGCAGTCAAATACATCCGCTTTTGGAGTTGGTCCTGGATGGACATTTGGATTTTTCTTTTTATTTTCTGCTGCTGTGTTTCGGAGCATTACAATACGGCACATATTGAAGGGAAAGAAAGGCTATCCTTAATTCTTTTGATCGACATGGTCTTTAAAGTAGCTTTTCCCTATCTGTTAGCTAAAGCCTTAATTCATCGCAAAGGTAAAAGCGATCTTTATGCCTCTCGTATCGTTATTTTATTGGTGATATGCGTCATTATCTCCTTATACGAAATGCGCTTTGTCACTAATCCTTTTGTCGCTGTAATGAAGCCCTTCTTTCCGGGTCAAGGAGAAGATTGGCCCACACTATATCGTTATGGCTTGGTGCGTATCGGCGGACCTTTTGTACAAACTATTCTTTTTGGAATTGCACTTTCTATTGGATTTATCCTCAACTATTGGCTAACACGGACCGGACAATGGGGCCATTCGCACCGCGCCATCCCTAAAACGCTTTTCCACCGCTGGATAAAAAGTTTAAACTTTCTTTTTAGCTTTGCGTGGCTTGTGCCAAGAAGCAGTTACAAGGAATTAAATGTAGAGACAAGCCCTATTCCAGTTTCAAAAGGATGGTTTTTTGCCGGCATCATCCTCTTAGGATTACTGATGACTATCTCCCGCGGCCCCCTCGTGGGGGCTGCTTCAGGAATATTATTTGCAACAGCAGGATATTCCCGTCGTCATACGTGGGCTCTAGGTTGGAGGCTTATAACCTTTTTCTTAGCTCTGATATTTGGATACATAGTTTATAGGTATTATGCCGAGGTTTCGGCCACACTCTCGCCTGACATGACGGCGACCGCTGCTTACAGGGCTAAGTTATTTGAAAGTTATTACCAGGCTATAGAGCAAAAACCATTTCTTGGTTGGGGATATACTACCTGGCCGCACGATGCAGCATTGCAATCTGTGGATAATGAATATCTTTTTCTAATATTAAAACATGGTTTATTAGGATTAGCTTCATTCCTATTTGTCATTTTTTGGATTTGCGTCCGTTTAGCTAGACAAGGATTGCGCTTTGATGATGAGCTAAGAATAGAAGAATCCCTGTGCTATACATTACTAGGATGTATTGTGGCTATTGCAGTTTCAATTATTACCGTCTTTTTAGGTTTACAAATTCAACCTTTGTTTTTCCTACTCATGGGATGGGCGGAAGGTTTTATGGTTGTAAATAGACCTAGTAGGAGATTACGTGTCAGATTCTAA
- a CDS encoding glycosyltransferase family 4 protein produces the protein MKVLLIIEQCHPEMSSVPFLGYKLYRALGAVADVTLATHGRNKEALLKLHPDADIVFFPESRASTYYYRFLESFLTRGATRWPLFHTLLYPIYAEFNHAVYKHFSESVARGNFDLVHAFTPIIPRYPVKIASVCKSTPFFLGPVNGGIPFPPGFSEVAKKEHQGFQALKRFAKYLPGYKTTYHNSKVVWVGSDYTLQALKVIFPESNLVKLSENGVDDEYFSLRREAKNGCRALFVGRLEPVKCVDILINALQLMPEKICLTIVGDGSERKQLEALVHKLHLEDFVQFTGWVPHNQLLPHYESADIFCFPSVKDFGGAVILEAMAAGLPIVGVNYGGVGEYADSSCGILLSATDPQTLAADFSSAMEELTFNPSRRLKMGECARQRAKAFSWSAKANDILDTYNEFIAKEGHSCSS, from the coding sequence TTGAAGGTTTTATTAATCATTGAACAATGCCATCCTGAAATGTCCTCTGTCCCTTTTTTAGGTTATAAATTATACCGGGCGCTAGGCGCTGTTGCCGATGTCACGCTCGCAACACACGGTAGAAATAAAGAAGCCTTGCTTAAACTGCACCCTGATGCAGATATCGTATTTTTCCCTGAAAGCAGGGCTTCTACCTATTATTACCGGTTTTTGGAGTCTTTCCTTACAAGGGGCGCCACACGCTGGCCGTTATTCCATACACTGCTTTATCCTATTTATGCTGAGTTCAACCACGCTGTGTATAAACATTTTTCAGAGTCAGTGGCGAGGGGTAATTTTGATCTAGTGCATGCCTTCACACCGATTATTCCACGCTATCCAGTGAAAATTGCTTCCGTGTGTAAATCCACCCCTTTTTTCCTGGGCCCGGTGAACGGGGGAATTCCTTTTCCCCCAGGCTTTTCTGAAGTAGCAAAGAAAGAACATCAAGGTTTTCAGGCATTGAAACGGTTTGCCAAATATCTTCCGGGATACAAAACAACCTACCATAATTCCAAAGTGGTATGGGTTGGTTCAGATTATACGTTGCAAGCACTTAAAGTCATTTTCCCTGAAAGCAATCTAGTGAAACTCTCAGAAAATGGAGTCGATGATGAATACTTCTCTCTTAGACGAGAGGCAAAGAACGGTTGCCGCGCCTTATTTGTGGGGCGTTTGGAGCCTGTTAAATGCGTAGATATACTTATCAATGCCCTTCAGCTAATGCCGGAGAAAATTTGTCTGACAATTGTGGGGGATGGATCGGAAAGGAAACAACTAGAGGCTCTCGTCCATAAGTTGCACTTAGAAGACTTTGTACAATTTACAGGCTGGGTTCCCCACAATCAGTTGTTGCCGCACTATGAAAGTGCGGACATATTCTGTTTCCCTTCTGTCAAGGATTTTGGAGGTGCGGTCATCCTAGAAGCTATGGCTGCAGGGTTGCCTATTGTAGGTGTGAACTACGGGGGTGTAGGGGAATATGCCGATTCTTCGTGCGGAATCCTTTTATCGGCGACTGATCCCCAAACGTTAGCGGCTGATTTCAGTTCTGCTATGGAAGAATTAACTTTCAATCCTTCTCGAAGGCTAAAAATGGGTGAATGCGCGCGTCAAAGAGCTAAAGCTTTTTCATGGAGTGCTAAAGCGAATGATATCCTAGATACCTATAATGAATTTATAGCAAAGGAAGGGCACTCATGTTCTTCCTGA
- a CDS encoding glycosyltransferase family 2 protein has translation MKELSIVIIGRNEADRLENCFKSVIPLEAGECIYVDSDSKDNSVEIAKKAGAKVIAVPGPKFSAAIARNIGWKAAKGEWILFVDGDSEIVPETVLSSIDILKAEEKIAIVYGETRERYPDRSYYQGVADLDNAQNIKGIEYCGGNALIRKTALQTVSGYDEYLYAGEEPEMCQRMVMKEWKIRKLPEVMAWHDLEMDSFKQYWLRNVRTGMAYAAVAARSKELGTDLWTRTALKNIIKAAIFVTATLIIFISRSPFWLILWLLCIIALVSRTSLRALSQGASLKNSILYGIHSHFIHLPMAYGQMKYYWKSLQEPIEYK, from the coding sequence ATGAAAGAATTAAGCATTGTTATTATTGGCAGAAATGAAGCCGACAGATTAGAAAATTGTTTTAAATCTGTAATCCCTTTGGAGGCTGGTGAATGCATTTATGTAGATTCCGACTCAAAAGATAATAGCGTAGAAATCGCTAAGAAAGCCGGGGCAAAAGTCATTGCTGTGCCCGGTCCTAAATTTTCTGCGGCAATAGCGCGTAATATAGGTTGGAAAGCTGCAAAAGGAGAGTGGATCCTCTTCGTCGATGGAGATTCTGAAATAGTGCCGGAGACGGTTCTTAGTAGTATAGATATTCTCAAAGCAGAAGAAAAAATTGCTATAGTGTACGGAGAAACAAGGGAAAGATATCCCGATCGTTCATACTATCAAGGTGTAGCAGATTTAGATAATGCACAGAATATCAAGGGGATAGAGTATTGTGGAGGAAATGCGCTGATAAGAAAAACCGCATTGCAAACTGTCAGCGGCTACGATGAGTATCTTTATGCCGGGGAAGAGCCTGAAATGTGTCAGCGAATGGTAATGAAGGAATGGAAAATAAGGAAACTTCCGGAAGTTATGGCTTGGCATGATTTGGAAATGGATTCTTTCAAGCAATATTGGTTAAGGAATGTACGGACAGGTATGGCCTATGCCGCAGTGGCAGCACGCTCTAAGGAACTCGGAACAGACCTATGGACAAGGACTGCACTGAAAAACATTATCAAGGCTGCGATTTTCGTAACTGCAACTCTAATTATTTTTATAAGCCGCTCTCCCTTCTGGTTAATCCTTTGGCTTCTCTGCATTATCGCGTTAGTATCACGAACATCCCTTAGGGCTTTATCCCAAGGAGCTTCATTAAAAAATAGCATTCTTTATGGTATCCATAGCCATTTTATACATCTGCCAATGGCATACGGGCAGATGAAGTATTACTGGAAGTCACTGCAAGAACCCATTGAGTACAAATGA
- a CDS encoding exosortase-associated EpsI family protein encodes MKSSGKTLLYITLALAICIALLWQFMPLQSAAARISKLPLYGPAYLGENVPLSAFEAKIFGGVDLLKRVYTVADVPYFITVIDGTRNRHVVHDPYYCFHGGGWDVIKDEPFPIANGDARLVSLKKGDQTQEALYWFSDGKHSFGSTYRYWWEATKRRLTFGHSGEEPVLIVVQPIEKKYLPWNKLQELFPSLFQL; translated from the coding sequence ATGAAGTCTAGCGGCAAAACATTGCTGTATATCACCTTGGCTCTTGCAATATGCATTGCCTTGCTCTGGCAATTCATGCCGCTTCAAAGCGCTGCCGCAAGGATAAGCAAGTTACCTCTTTATGGGCCTGCTTATCTGGGTGAAAATGTACCGCTATCTGCTTTCGAAGCTAAGATCTTTGGGGGTGTCGACTTGCTGAAGCGAGTATACACAGTAGCGGATGTCCCTTATTTCATTACGGTCATTGACGGAACACGTAATAGACATGTTGTGCATGATCCCTACTATTGCTTCCATGGCGGGGGTTGGGATGTCATAAAGGATGAGCCCTTTCCTATTGCTAATGGAGATGCTCGTTTGGTTTCTTTAAAAAAAGGGGATCAAACTCAAGAAGCATTATACTGGTTTTCTGACGGTAAACATAGTTTTGGTTCTACTTATCGCTATTGGTGGGAAGCTACAAAGCGGCGCCTTACTTTTGGACACTCTGGAGAAGAACCTGTGCTTATTGTGGTACAACCTATAGAAAAAAAATATTTGCCCTGGAATAAACTTCAAGAACTTTTCCCCTCACTGTTTCAACTATGA